In a genomic window of Nocardiopsis mwathae:
- a CDS encoding TIGR02678 family protein codes for MSPTRAPLEERNREQRRAEIRRAARALLREPLLRGEGRTADDFRLVRQYARELREWFDRNTGWPLQVDSEIARLRKSPGDVHVSTHAARETGGAKLPFTRRRYVLFCLALAVLERSEKQIALGRLASNIVLEAAEPSLAGTGIAFTLEDRGERTDLVAVVRLLIELGVLGRVAGHEEDYVRDTGDVLYDVRRRVLAGLLTGRTGPSMITAEPFEERLAALAADPALDAMDSDDLRNRSLRHALTRRLLDDPVLYHATLTEAEAHYLTSQRAAITTRITELTGLVAEVRAEGIAMVDPDDDLTDVRMPEQGTHGHITLLLAERLAADGTAPVPLARLEADIRELARTYGGYWSKTAREPGAERELVARAVEKLAALSLAETGTDPATGEPTIAPLPALARYAVGEPVVRTAGTSRP; via the coding sequence ATGAGCCCGACACGCGCCCCGCTGGAGGAGCGCAACCGCGAACAGCGCCGCGCCGAGATCCGCCGCGCCGCCCGCGCCCTGCTGCGCGAACCGCTGCTGCGCGGCGAGGGCCGCACCGCCGACGACTTCCGGCTGGTCCGGCAGTACGCCCGCGAGCTGCGCGAATGGTTCGACCGCAACACCGGCTGGCCGCTGCAGGTCGACAGCGAGATCGCCCGCCTGCGCAAGTCCCCCGGCGACGTCCACGTCTCCACCCACGCCGCCCGCGAGACCGGCGGAGCCAAACTGCCCTTCACGCGCCGCCGCTACGTCCTGTTCTGCCTGGCACTGGCGGTTCTGGAGCGGTCCGAGAAGCAGATCGCCCTCGGTCGGCTCGCCTCGAACATCGTGCTGGAGGCCGCGGAACCCTCCCTCGCCGGAACCGGCATCGCCTTCACCCTCGAAGACCGCGGCGAGCGCACCGACCTCGTGGCCGTCGTCCGGCTCCTCATCGAGCTGGGCGTACTCGGCCGCGTCGCCGGACACGAGGAGGACTACGTCCGCGACACCGGCGACGTCCTCTACGACGTGCGGCGCCGCGTCCTGGCCGGGCTGCTCACCGGCCGCACCGGGCCCTCCATGATCACCGCCGAACCGTTCGAGGAGCGGCTGGCCGCCCTGGCCGCCGACCCGGCGCTCGACGCCATGGACAGCGACGACCTGCGCAACCGCTCCCTGCGGCATGCGCTGACCCGCCGCCTCCTCGACGACCCCGTCCTCTACCACGCCACCCTCACCGAGGCGGAGGCGCACTACCTGACCAGCCAGCGCGCCGCGATCACCACCCGGATCACCGAGCTGACCGGCCTGGTCGCCGAGGTCCGCGCGGAGGGGATCGCCATGGTCGACCCCGACGACGACCTCACCGACGTCCGGATGCCGGAGCAGGGCACCCACGGCCACATCACCCTCCTGCTCGCCGAGCGCCTGGCCGCCGACGGCACCGCGCCCGTCCCGCTGGCCCGCCTCGAAGCCGACATCCGCGAACTCGCCCGAACGTACGGCGGCTACTGGTCGAAGACCGCCAGAGAACCGGGCGCCGAACGCGAACTCGTGGCGCGCGCCGTCGAGAAGCTCGCGGCGCTGTCCCTCGCGGAGACCGGCACCGACCCGGCGACCGGAGAACCCACCATCGCCCCGCTCCCGGCCCTGGCCCGGTACGCGGTCGGCGAGCCCGTGGTCCGCACGGCAGGGACATCGCGACCATGA
- a CDS encoding TIGR02680 family protein: MTETRTDSAQTGPAPTPHALAPAPGLPHPALDRWQPLRIGLVDMFYYETEEFWFRDGRLLLRGNNGTGKSKVLALSLPFLLDGDLAARRVEPDGDPKKRMEWNLLLGGEHPHPERLGYTWIEFGRLTDNGTPEFRTLGCGLKAVNGRGIARNWFFVTRQRVGGPGETGLRLVNDARTALTRDRLADALGEHGRLYDAARDYRRAVDEELFGLGEDRYKALVDLLIQLRQPQLSKRPDEAALSRALTEALPPMDQAVVADAADAFRSLDEERDELRAMQDAKDAAARFLRHYRAYARVAARRRARAPRERNSEYERLREELRGAESRREQAQQLVAEAETELTEQRERSLRLGAEKEALRAGPEARSARELEQAAETARRTAGHRDSAAKDAERATGELARVERGLRAAEARSATAATALDTVLGTTRERARSAGIDEHRVEVEGPVHALVAADAPDGAPAAPGGGSDQVRRAAEALADRRERALCHVEELLAALDGAERSRLSAEERLTEAEEQLTDREEQRTHAEQALEQASTGLVAAVRDHLAVCSELRPADPEGLLDRLQDWTGRLDGPNPARAAAEEAVRQAHGVLADSAAQLRVERGRLVRSRDELRAEHDRLREGGQSAPPAPYTRDTAARDGRPGAPLWKLVDFRDGVPEAERGGLEAALEASGLLDAWVAPDGTVEHADTHDALVVPGDPVGGTSLRTALRPAIDPGDPQASAVAQEAVERVLAAIGLGEADGSPGAPAATWVTPTGAFRIGALRGQWTKEHAEYLGEGAREAARRARITQIEAELADLGAQIAELDSDLHRIARRTDALDREFAEFPRDDELSAAHARLAEAQRQFEGMRQRREELAGTAARRAQEARQAQGRLHQEAEDLRLPTDADVLGRLRGALVDYRISLADLWPAVRERRDAEADERERRADAERHRDHAQDLAERAETAREEAAGAAEHFETLRATVGAAVAELQRRLEENDVAQKDCRERQDTARKRHTAAIEDRGRAEGRIEQLQDDIRTAEASRADAIAALRRFAATGLLGVALPDLEAPSVDTEWAARPAVELARAIDAGLAETDDADNAWERVQKRLSEELNTLRDTLSARGHQATAQSMEDGMVVRVVFQGREREVPGLVDDLAREVEERERILSAREREILENHLITEVAGTLQELILAAERQVADMNTELEHRPTSTGMRLRLVWRPSKKNAPPGLEAATARLRQDREAWAPDEREAMGAFLQAQIERVRSGDQSGGTWLEHLTEALDYRSWHEFGVERHRNGEWKSATGPASGGERVLSMSVPLFAAASSHYASAGNPHAPRLITLDEAFAGVDDDARAKCLGLLAKFDLDVVMTSEREWGCYPEVPGLSIAQLSRVDGVPAVLVTRWEWDGHRRTRAEEPAPTLDAAAAEVTATPVPGGDDEQAALWP; the protein is encoded by the coding sequence ATGACGGAGACTCGGACCGACTCGGCGCAGACGGGACCGGCGCCGACACCGCACGCCCTCGCCCCCGCGCCCGGCCTCCCGCACCCGGCCCTGGACCGCTGGCAGCCGCTGCGGATCGGCCTGGTCGACATGTTCTACTACGAGACCGAGGAGTTCTGGTTCCGCGACGGCCGCCTGCTGCTGCGCGGCAACAACGGCACCGGAAAGTCCAAGGTCCTCGCCCTCTCACTGCCGTTCCTCCTCGACGGCGACCTCGCGGCGCGCCGGGTCGAGCCCGACGGCGACCCCAAGAAGCGCATGGAGTGGAACCTGCTGCTCGGCGGCGAGCACCCGCACCCCGAGCGCCTCGGCTACACCTGGATCGAGTTCGGCCGCCTCACGGACAACGGCACCCCGGAGTTCCGCACGCTCGGCTGCGGACTCAAGGCGGTGAACGGCCGCGGCATCGCCCGCAACTGGTTCTTCGTCACCCGCCAGCGCGTCGGCGGGCCGGGCGAGACCGGGCTCCGGCTCGTCAACGACGCCCGCACCGCGCTGACCCGGGACCGCCTCGCCGACGCCCTCGGCGAGCACGGCAGGCTGTACGACGCCGCCCGCGACTACCGCAGGGCCGTCGACGAGGAGCTCTTCGGCCTCGGAGAGGACCGCTACAAAGCCCTGGTCGACCTGCTGATCCAGCTCCGCCAGCCGCAGCTGTCCAAGCGCCCCGACGAGGCGGCGCTGTCCCGCGCCCTGACCGAGGCGCTGCCGCCCATGGACCAGGCCGTCGTGGCCGACGCCGCCGACGCGTTCCGCAGCCTCGACGAGGAACGCGACGAACTCAGAGCCATGCAAGACGCAAAGGATGCCGCCGCGCGGTTTCTGCGGCACTACCGGGCTTATGCCCGCGTGGCGGCGCGCCGCAGGGCGCGGGCGCCCCGCGAACGGAATTCCGAGTACGAGCGGCTGCGTGAGGAGCTGCGCGGTGCCGAGTCGCGGCGCGAGCAGGCGCAGCAGTTGGTGGCCGAGGCGGAGACCGAGCTCACGGAGCAGCGCGAGCGCAGCCTCCGCCTCGGCGCGGAGAAGGAGGCCCTGCGCGCGGGGCCGGAGGCGCGCAGCGCCCGCGAACTGGAGCAGGCCGCCGAGACGGCGCGCCGCACCGCGGGGCACCGGGACTCGGCCGCCAAGGACGCCGAGCGTGCCACGGGCGAGCTCGCCCGCGTCGAGCGGGGTCTGCGGGCGGCGGAGGCACGCAGCGCCACCGCCGCCACCGCCCTGGACACGGTGCTGGGTACGACCCGGGAGCGGGCGCGGTCCGCCGGGATCGACGAGCACCGCGTCGAGGTCGAGGGCCCCGTTCACGCTCTCGTCGCCGCCGACGCCCCCGACGGCGCCCCCGCTGCACCGGGTGGCGGATCGGACCAGGTCCGGCGCGCCGCCGAGGCCCTCGCCGACCGCCGCGAGCGCGCCCTGTGCCACGTCGAAGAACTCCTCGCCGCACTCGACGGGGCCGAGCGGAGCCGGCTGTCCGCGGAGGAACGGCTGACCGAGGCCGAGGAGCAGCTGACCGACCGCGAAGAGCAGAGAACCCACGCCGAACAGGCCCTGGAACAGGCCTCCACCGGGCTGGTCGCGGCCGTGCGCGACCACCTGGCCGTGTGCTCGGAGCTGCGCCCGGCCGACCCCGAGGGCCTGCTCGACCGGCTCCAGGACTGGACCGGTCGGCTCGACGGGCCGAACCCGGCGCGCGCCGCCGCCGAGGAGGCGGTCCGCCAGGCGCACGGCGTCCTGGCCGACTCCGCCGCACAGCTCCGCGTCGAGCGTGGCCGCCTCGTCCGGTCCCGTGACGAGCTGCGCGCCGAACACGACCGGTTGCGCGAGGGCGGACAGTCCGCCCCGCCCGCGCCCTACACCCGCGACACGGCCGCGCGCGACGGGCGCCCGGGGGCGCCGCTGTGGAAGCTGGTCGACTTCCGTGACGGTGTCCCCGAAGCCGAGCGCGGCGGGCTGGAAGCCGCGCTGGAGGCATCGGGGCTGCTCGACGCCTGGGTGGCGCCGGACGGCACCGTCGAGCACGCCGACACCCACGACGCCCTCGTGGTGCCGGGGGATCCCGTCGGCGGGACCTCGCTGCGCACCGCCCTGCGGCCCGCCATCGACCCGGGCGACCCCCAGGCGTCGGCCGTCGCCCAGGAGGCCGTCGAGCGTGTCCTGGCCGCCATCGGACTGGGGGAGGCCGACGGCAGTCCGGGAGCCCCCGCCGCCACCTGGGTGACGCCGACCGGCGCCTTCCGCATCGGCGCGCTGCGCGGCCAGTGGACCAAGGAGCACGCCGAATACCTCGGCGAAGGTGCCCGCGAAGCCGCCCGCCGGGCGCGGATCACCCAGATCGAGGCCGAGCTCGCCGACCTCGGCGCGCAGATCGCCGAGCTCGACTCCGACCTGCACCGGATCGCCCGGCGCACCGACGCCCTCGACCGCGAGTTCGCGGAGTTCCCGCGCGACGACGAGCTGAGCGCGGCGCACGCCCGCCTCGCCGAGGCCCAGCGGCAGTTCGAGGGGATGCGGCAACGCCGCGAAGAACTGGCCGGCACCGCGGCCCGCCGCGCCCAGGAGGCGCGCCAGGCCCAGGGCCGACTCCACCAGGAAGCCGAGGACCTGCGGCTCCCGACCGACGCCGACGTGCTGGGTCGGCTGCGCGGGGCGCTGGTCGACTACCGGATCTCCCTGGCCGACCTGTGGCCGGCGGTGCGCGAGCGCCGCGACGCCGAGGCCGACGAACGGGAGCGGCGCGCAGACGCCGAGCGCCACCGCGACCATGCCCAGGACCTCGCCGAACGCGCCGAGACCGCGCGCGAAGAGGCGGCCGGTGCGGCCGAGCACTTCGAGACGCTGCGCGCCACCGTCGGCGCCGCCGTGGCCGAACTCCAGCGCCGACTGGAGGAGAACGACGTCGCGCAGAAGGACTGCCGGGAACGCCAGGACACGGCGCGCAAGCGGCACACCGCCGCCATCGAGGACCGGGGGCGCGCCGAGGGCCGCATCGAACAGCTCCAGGACGACATCCGGACCGCGGAGGCGTCGCGCGCCGACGCCATCGCGGCGCTGCGGCGCTTCGCCGCGACCGGGCTGCTCGGTGTCGCCCTCCCCGACCTGGAGGCGCCGTCGGTGGACACGGAGTGGGCGGCGCGGCCGGCCGTGGAACTCGCCCGCGCGATCGACGCGGGCCTCGCCGAGACGGACGACGCCGACAACGCGTGGGAGCGGGTGCAGAAGCGGCTTTCCGAGGAGCTGAACACGCTGCGGGACACCCTTTCGGCCCGCGGCCACCAGGCCACCGCGCAGTCGATGGAGGACGGCATGGTCGTCCGGGTGGTCTTCCAGGGGCGCGAGCGCGAGGTGCCGGGGCTCGTGGACGACCTGGCCCGGGAGGTCGAGGAGCGCGAGCGCATCCTGTCGGCGCGGGAACGCGAGATCCTGGAGAACCACCTCATCACCGAGGTCGCCGGGACCCTGCAGGAACTCATCCTGGCGGCCGAGCGGCAGGTCGCGGACATGAACACGGAACTGGAGCACCGGCCCACCAGCACCGGGATGCGGCTGCGGCTCGTGTGGCGCCCCTCGAAGAAGAACGCCCCGCCGGGGCTGGAGGCGGCCACCGCCCGGCTGCGCCAGGACCGGGAGGCGTGGGCGCCCGACGAGCGGGAGGCCATGGGGGCGTTCCTCCAGGCCCAAATCGAGCGGGTGCGCTCCGGCGACCAGAGCGGCGGCACCTGGCTGGAGCACCTGACCGAGGCGCTCGACTACCGGTCGTGGCACGAGTTCGGCGTCGAGCGGCACCGCAACGGGGAGTGGAAGAGCGCGACCGGCCCGGCGTCCGGCGGCGAGCGGGTGCTGTCGATGTCGGTCCCGCTGTTCGCCGCGGCGTCCTCCCACTACGCCAGCGCGGGCAACCCGCACGCGCCCCGGCTGATCACCCTCGACGAGGCGTTCGCGGGCGTGGACGACGACGCCCGGGCCAAGTGCCTGGGGCTGCTGGCCAAGTTCGACCTGGACGTGGTCATGACCAGTGAGCGCGAGTGGGGGTGCTACCCGGAGGTGCCGGGGCTGTCCATCGCCCAGCTGTCCCGGGTGGACGGCGTCCCGGCCGTCCTCGTCACACGCTGGGAGTGGGACGGCCACCGGCGGACCCGGGCCGAGGAGCCGGCGCCGACCCTCGACGCAGCAGCGGCCGAAGTCACGGCAACGCCCGTGCCCGGTGGCGACGACGAGCAGGCGGCACTGTGGCCATGA
- a CDS encoding TIGR02679 family protein, with product MDTASAVDRPRLDRLLGHPDLRWLVDRVRLRLERGEEPTGVIALSTATPDQRAAAQRLLGRPQKPGRSLRVSLDAVDEVLRRSGISPNGLAAAIEALTGPIQVRADAEEAEARAWEEAFTPLAKACAPRPELTSWYQELRSSGLVRRLLGDAASAAPQLAVLAGVVSSLPADGIGLGTFAARTCGDAHALDDGRPLSTLALGAARALTGTPAGSGAEWRREAWAAVGLLKDDLSTTVLTIGLPGDTSTATGRALAALHETGQPSVLTLRQLANDPPHPLPAGTPVHICENPAVVAAAADHLGSNCPPLVCTQGQPSAAAVTLLRLLADNGADLRYHGDFDWGGIRIANTLLRRVPWYPWRFSAADYQAAATTNHGTPLTGTPTPADWDPTLAPSLHKTGLRIEEESVLDRLLDDLSGIRI from the coding sequence GTGGATACAGCCTCGGCCGTCGACCGCCCCCGGCTCGATCGCCTCCTCGGCCATCCCGACCTGCGTTGGCTGGTCGACCGCGTACGTCTCCGTCTGGAGCGGGGGGAAGAGCCCACAGGGGTCATCGCCCTCTCCACCGCCACCCCCGACCAGCGCGCCGCTGCCCAGCGCCTGCTCGGGCGGCCGCAGAAACCGGGGCGCTCGCTGCGCGTCTCCCTCGACGCGGTGGACGAGGTGCTCCGGCGGTCCGGGATCAGCCCGAACGGCCTGGCAGCGGCGATCGAAGCCCTCACCGGCCCGATCCAGGTCCGCGCCGATGCCGAGGAGGCCGAAGCGCGGGCATGGGAAGAGGCATTCACCCCGCTGGCCAAGGCCTGCGCACCGCGCCCCGAACTGACCTCCTGGTACCAGGAACTACGCTCCTCGGGCCTGGTCCGCCGCCTGCTCGGCGATGCGGCGTCGGCGGCCCCACAGCTGGCCGTCCTGGCCGGGGTCGTCAGCTCCCTACCGGCCGACGGGATCGGCCTGGGCACCTTCGCGGCCCGAACCTGCGGCGACGCCCACGCCCTCGACGACGGCCGCCCGCTGAGCACACTCGCTCTCGGTGCCGCCCGCGCCCTCACAGGCACACCGGCGGGCAGCGGCGCGGAGTGGCGCCGCGAGGCATGGGCGGCCGTCGGCCTACTCAAGGACGACCTGTCAACCACAGTCCTGACCATCGGCCTTCCGGGCGACACGTCCACGGCAACGGGCCGGGCCTTGGCCGCACTGCACGAGACCGGCCAGCCGTCGGTCCTCACCCTCCGCCAACTGGCCAATGACCCACCACACCCGCTCCCCGCCGGGACACCCGTCCACATCTGCGAAAACCCGGCCGTGGTCGCCGCGGCAGCCGATCACCTCGGCTCGAATTGCCCGCCCTTGGTCTGCACCCAGGGCCAGCCCAGTGCCGCAGCCGTCACCCTGCTCCGCCTCCTCGCGGACAACGGCGCCGACCTCCGCTACCACGGCGACTTCGACTGGGGCGGCATCCGCATCGCCAACACCCTCCTCCGCCGTGTCCCTTGGTACCCGTGGCGCTTCTCAGCCGCCGACTACCAAGCAGCGGCAACCACCAACCATGGCACCCCCCTGACCGGCACTCCCACCCCCGCCGACTGGGACCCCACCCTCGCCCCCAGCCTCCACAAGACCGGCCTCCGCATCGAAGAAGAAAGCGTCCTCGACCGACTTCTCGACGACCTGAGCGGCATCCGCATCTGA
- a CDS encoding PWI domain-containing protein has product MTTLDVDNHGPGTVFAAESQVFYNGDEFIEIRPVSADEFQACEETRFVPPTGEWDETARKLSENRLLVLLGDLGSGRRTAALQRLRGLCETSRIYELEPVWSRPRDQLLPPVTRGNGYLLDMSEPTPHQPRSEFCKQLLHWVQKQEIYLIVTTTPEVWGDDRWAAGAEGTVARLGSPDARLLVERELRAIGMASRVAILSDSAFEPIWKSKPKAEGACRLAKIITKKAPDTDLPTDIANEYLDWREWIDKQLPDNLDARALLWSCAFCDGGKRKSVLRMAENLRRKLGQKRTAADILSDRPASKRLEDAKIERSEDVVRLAPKQHGLPAAVRRHLWDEYEDQVEVLKDWIVTQVASLPFDDAERVVDAVLSLVIEYRDDDLLKKLRDALTGARRPLAVHALSRAALDPRFGAHVRGRLYTWLAHSPSQELVDLVAEVCGGAFGEQKPTMALVRLRRAALKSQPGSLALANAFTNLATHYPSQVLGAIKDWFADSSSRKAAINAFLALASREQGARIIFGVSAGGVAEPDFRDSLVSYFQAALADSAAKQAANSVMEEWKVLAEEGKLDKRTTVEAFGMALAPWIKDNVMQRFLPDSTQLDMNSFWGRVLAVGIQQTMSSVSPETNADVLEG; this is encoded by the coding sequence ATGACCACCCTGGACGTGGACAACCACGGCCCCGGCACCGTCTTCGCAGCCGAAAGCCAAGTCTTCTACAACGGCGACGAGTTCATCGAGATCCGGCCGGTTTCTGCGGATGAATTCCAAGCGTGTGAAGAAACAAGATTCGTTCCGCCAACTGGCGAGTGGGATGAAACCGCCCGTAAGCTCAGCGAAAACCGCCTCCTGGTCCTGCTGGGTGATCTCGGCAGCGGACGCCGCACAGCGGCGTTGCAACGGTTGCGTGGCCTCTGCGAAACGAGCAGGATCTACGAGCTTGAGCCGGTCTGGTCACGTCCTCGGGATCAACTCCTGCCTCCTGTGACGCGAGGAAACGGCTACCTGCTCGACATGAGCGAACCGACCCCGCATCAGCCTCGCAGCGAATTCTGCAAGCAGCTCCTCCACTGGGTGCAGAAGCAGGAAATCTATCTGATCGTCACCACGACGCCGGAGGTATGGGGGGACGACCGTTGGGCAGCCGGTGCAGAGGGAACTGTGGCACGCCTCGGATCCCCCGACGCCCGATTGCTCGTCGAACGAGAGCTTCGAGCGATCGGCATGGCCAGCCGTGTGGCAATCCTATCGGACTCTGCTTTCGAACCAATATGGAAATCGAAGCCGAAAGCAGAAGGCGCCTGCCGCCTGGCAAAGATCATCACCAAGAAGGCACCAGACACCGACCTGCCCACCGACATCGCCAACGAGTATCTCGACTGGCGTGAATGGATCGACAAGCAACTCCCCGACAACCTTGACGCCCGGGCACTCCTGTGGTCATGCGCCTTCTGCGACGGTGGGAAGCGCAAGTCCGTCCTACGGATGGCGGAGAATCTGCGCCGCAAGTTGGGTCAGAAGCGCACCGCCGCGGACATCCTGAGCGATCGTCCTGCCTCTAAGCGACTGGAAGATGCAAAGATCGAACGCTCTGAAGACGTCGTCAGGCTGGCCCCCAAGCAACACGGACTTCCGGCAGCGGTGCGTCGGCACCTATGGGACGAGTATGAGGACCAGGTGGAGGTCCTCAAAGACTGGATCGTGACTCAGGTCGCCAGTCTTCCCTTCGATGACGCTGAGCGAGTCGTCGACGCTGTGCTCAGCCTGGTGATTGAGTACCGGGACGATGACCTGCTCAAGAAGCTGCGCGACGCGTTGACCGGAGCGCGCCGTCCGCTTGCAGTGCACGCATTGTCCAGGGCTGCCCTTGACCCACGCTTTGGCGCGCACGTACGAGGCCGCCTCTACACCTGGTTAGCGCACTCTCCCTCCCAAGAGCTGGTCGATCTTGTGGCAGAAGTGTGCGGAGGGGCGTTCGGTGAGCAGAAGCCGACCATGGCTCTGGTGCGACTCCGCAGGGCAGCGCTGAAGTCCCAACCCGGAAGCCTCGCCCTGGCGAACGCGTTTACCAACCTGGCAACCCACTATCCCTCACAGGTCCTCGGCGCGATCAAGGACTGGTTTGCTGACTCGTCATCCAGGAAGGCAGCGATCAATGCCTTCCTAGCACTGGCATCTAGGGAGCAAGGCGCGAGGATCATCTTCGGTGTCAGCGCAGGGGGCGTCGCCGAGCCCGACTTCAGAGATTCCCTGGTTTCCTACTTCCAAGCCGCACTCGCCGATTCGGCGGCCAAACAGGCTGCGAACTCGGTGATGGAGGAATGGAAGGTGCTCGCCGAGGAAGGAAAATTGGATAAGCGAACCACGGTTGAGGCATTCGGTATGGCGCTCGCTCCCTGGATAAAGGACAACGTCATGCAGCGTTTCCTTCCAGACTCCACGCAATTGGATATGAATAGCTTCTGGGGGCGCGTGCTGGCTGTGGGAATTCAGCAAACAATGTCGAGTGTGTCGCCAGAAACAAATGCGGATGTTTTGGAAGGCTGA